A DNA window from Sphingopyxis macrogoltabida contains the following coding sequences:
- a CDS encoding DMT family transporter produces MQYLYLGIAIVAEVIATSFLKQSDGFRHIGPTLIMAAGYIVAFYFLSLALRDIPTGVAYAIWSGVGIVLIATVAWVFQGQRLDAPAMIGMALIVAGVAVMNIWSKTAAH; encoded by the coding sequence TTGCAATATCTCTATCTCGGCATCGCGATCGTCGCCGAAGTGATCGCGACCTCTTTTCTCAAGCAGTCGGACGGCTTTCGCCATATCGGCCCGACGCTGATCATGGCGGCGGGTTATATCGTCGCCTTTTATTTCCTGTCGCTGGCGCTGCGCGATATTCCGACCGGGGTCGCCTATGCGATCTGGTCCGGCGTCGGGATCGTGCTGATCGCGACCGTCGCGTGGGTGTTTCAGGGTCAGCGCCTCGACGCGCCCGCGATGATCGGCATGGCGCTGATCGTCGCGGGCGTCGCGGTGATGAACATCTGGTCGAAGACGGCCGCCCACTGA
- a CDS encoding slipin family protein — protein MMKQLIDSLMGRKRVLIDETERAVWLYKGEVRGILGAGEHVLKNRDGSLRIERQPLARMMFASAYEQAVLDKLPADVATHLTVVRTAENEIAVIERDGIINTILGPDAKLIVWSDAGPWKASLVDIVDNVRVEPKLLQRLQKTDRMQFVTVVEVGEGKTALVSIDGRMTDRLEPGVYGYWNPGRKIGVKLVDLTRQSLDVTGQEMLTRDRVTLRINISAEYRVADPLLAVTSVKDFADALYRALQLAFRKTLGALTLDQILENKVTVDAGAADKVRADMALIGVEVSDIALKDVILPGEMREILNQVVAVQKEAEANVIRRREETNATRSLLNTAKVMAENPVMLRLKELEALESIAGKVERLTVLGGTEGLLNDLVRLRD, from the coding sequence ATGATGAAGCAACTGATCGATAGCCTGATGGGCCGCAAGCGCGTGCTCATCGATGAAACCGAACGGGCGGTCTGGCTCTACAAGGGCGAGGTCCGCGGCATCCTGGGTGCCGGCGAACATGTGCTGAAGAACCGCGATGGTTCGCTGCGCATCGAGCGCCAGCCGCTTGCCCGGATGATGTTCGCATCGGCCTATGAACAGGCGGTACTCGACAAGCTGCCGGCGGATGTGGCGACGCATCTGACGGTGGTCCGTACGGCCGAGAACGAGATTGCTGTCATCGAACGCGATGGAATCATCAACACCATTCTCGGTCCGGACGCCAAGCTGATCGTATGGAGCGACGCGGGCCCGTGGAAGGCGAGCCTCGTCGACATCGTCGATAATGTGCGGGTCGAACCGAAGCTGCTCCAGCGTCTGCAGAAGACGGACCGGATGCAGTTCGTGACGGTGGTCGAGGTTGGCGAGGGCAAGACCGCGCTCGTCAGCATCGACGGCCGCATGACCGACCGGCTCGAACCGGGCGTCTACGGTTACTGGAACCCGGGGCGGAAGATCGGCGTCAAGCTGGTCGACCTGACCCGCCAGTCGCTCGACGTCACCGGGCAGGAAATGCTGACCCGCGACCGCGTGACGCTGCGGATCAACATCAGCGCGGAATACCGCGTTGCCGATCCGCTGCTCGCGGTGACGAGCGTGAAGGATTTCGCCGACGCGCTCTACCGGGCGCTGCAGCTGGCCTTCCGCAAGACGCTCGGCGCGCTGACGCTCGACCAGATCCTTGAAAACAAGGTGACGGTCGACGCCGGGGCGGCGGACAAGGTCCGTGCCGACATGGCGCTGATCGGGGTCGAGGTTTCGGACATCGCGCTCAAGGACGTGATCCTGCCGGGCGAGATGCGCGAAATCCTGAACCAGGTCGTCGCGGTGCAGAAGGAGGCGGAGGCGAATGTCATCCGCCGGCGTGAGGAAACGAACGCCACGCGCTCGCTGCTCAACACGGCGAAGGTTATGGCCGAAAACCCGGTCATGCTCCGCCTGAAGGAGCTCGAGGCGCTGGAAAGCATCGCGGGCAAGGTCGAGCGGCTGACGGTGTTGGGCGGCACCGAAGGGCTGCTCAACGACCTGGTGCGCCTGCGCGATTGA
- a CDS encoding cupin-like domain-containing protein: MPQPDKRTLLAEGLAAGEDDAALHARLAAAGVSAAAAKYEIDRLAKDPMAAMLRRQAARMAKQGWLLANQERLAREADGGFMLDMLDAPAPDHFYRHYYEANRPAKLTGLIDHWPALARWSLDHFAAVAGDAVVEAQVERERDPDYELAKDDHRRLIRFAELVDWLRNDEASNDIYLTAYNSGANAAALAPLWEDMAPITLLARRERDGFFWLGPKGTLTPWHHDLTNNLLVQVMGRKRVRMAPPWAYARMRNSRHCFSDWGNEALPAGNGDSAVPPILETVIQPGEAIFLPVGWWHQVEALDLSASMSFTSFRRPNAHVEDYRSWGAL, from the coding sequence ATGCCCCAGCCCGATAAACGAACCCTGCTCGCCGAAGGCCTCGCGGCCGGCGAGGACGATGCTGCGCTCCACGCCCGGCTGGCGGCGGCGGGCGTGTCGGCGGCCGCGGCGAAGTACGAGATCGACCGGCTGGCGAAGGACCCGATGGCCGCGATGCTGCGGCGGCAGGCTGCGAGGATGGCGAAGCAGGGCTGGCTGCTCGCCAATCAGGAGCGGCTCGCGCGCGAGGCCGACGGCGGCTTCATGCTCGATATGCTCGATGCGCCTGCGCCCGATCATTTCTACCGTCATTATTATGAGGCGAACCGGCCCGCAAAGCTGACCGGCCTGATCGATCATTGGCCAGCGCTCGCGCGCTGGTCGCTCGATCATTTCGCGGCGGTTGCGGGCGACGCGGTCGTCGAGGCGCAGGTCGAACGCGAACGCGATCCCGATTATGAGCTCGCGAAGGACGACCACCGCCGCCTCATACGCTTCGCCGAACTGGTCGACTGGTTGCGCAACGACGAGGCGAGCAACGACATCTATCTCACCGCCTATAACAGTGGCGCCAATGCCGCGGCGCTCGCGCCGCTCTGGGAGGATATGGCGCCGATCACGCTGCTCGCGCGGCGCGAGCGCGACGGCTTTTTCTGGCTGGGGCCGAAGGGAACGCTCACCCCCTGGCACCACGACCTCACCAACAACCTGCTCGTCCAGGTCATGGGCCGCAAGCGCGTGCGAATGGCGCCGCCATGGGCATATGCGCGGATGCGCAACAGCCGCCATTGCTTCTCCGACTGGGGCAATGAAGCGCTGCCAGCGGGTAACGGCGATTCGGCGGTGCCGCCGATACTCGAAACAGTCATCCAGCCCGGCGAAGCCATATTTTTGCCGGTCGGATGGTGGCATCAGGTCGAAGCGCTAGACCTGTCGGCCAGCATGAGTTTTACCAGTTTTCGCAGGCCCAATGCGCATGTCGAAGACTATCGTTCCTGGGGCGCACTCTAG
- a CDS encoding DUF389 domain-containing protein, with protein MTGDHPGVPGLGDAPFNAGGRRAARNDEHDEAAGGDAHGRSLILASVARDARLDRKFLLLIILAAAIATLGLLQGSAAVVIGAMLVSPLMGPIMGIGFGLATIESNLIRRSLVTLAAGMAVAILVAMLIIWLSPIKDVTPELRARTQPTLLDLGVAVVGGIAGVYAIMRKLSGVMVGVAIATALVPPLSTVGFGLVTGRMDFALGAALLFLTNTLAIAFAATIVARLNHFGPSLTRQHTAMQVVGIVATLGVLSIPLALSLNNIVREIGARTTVQSELAALLGKDDRVDSLNVRIENDEIAIDGVVLVDRYASQLNANLARAVRDKARRDVRVSIVQLRQQTNAAAQFEERLNQRLAALEQREDESRAILAGLTVGDLVPRDRVLLDAQARRVVVQRDREEEGAEVAAAVDRIMASVQARYPQWLVQNGSLTAAEAPPAAGAPGE; from the coding sequence GTGACCGGCGATCATCCCGGGGTGCCCGGACTGGGCGACGCGCCGTTCAATGCCGGCGGTCGCCGGGCGGCGCGGAACGACGAACATGACGAAGCGGCCGGGGGCGATGCCCACGGTCGCTCGTTGATTCTGGCGAGCGTCGCGCGCGACGCGCGGCTCGACCGCAAATTCCTGCTGCTGATCATCCTCGCCGCCGCCATCGCGACGCTCGGCCTGTTGCAAGGGTCGGCTGCGGTGGTGATCGGCGCGATGCTGGTGTCGCCGCTGATGGGGCCGATCATGGGGATCGGCTTCGGGCTGGCGACGATCGAAAGCAATTTGATCCGCCGTTCGCTCGTGACGCTCGCCGCCGGGATGGCGGTCGCGATTCTCGTCGCGATGCTGATCATCTGGCTGTCGCCGATCAAGGACGTTACCCCCGAACTGCGCGCGCGCACCCAGCCGACCCTGCTCGACCTTGGCGTCGCGGTGGTCGGCGGCATCGCCGGCGTCTATGCGATCATGCGCAAGCTGTCGGGCGTGATGGTTGGCGTCGCAATTGCAACCGCGCTCGTCCCGCCGCTGTCGACCGTCGGTTTCGGGCTGGTCACGGGGCGGATGGACTTCGCGCTCGGCGCCGCGCTGCTCTTCCTCACCAACACGCTCGCCATCGCCTTCGCCGCGACGATTGTTGCGCGGCTCAACCATTTCGGGCCGTCGCTGACGCGGCAGCACACCGCGATGCAGGTGGTCGGCATCGTCGCGACGCTCGGTGTCCTGTCGATCCCGCTGGCGCTGTCGCTCAACAACATCGTCCGCGAAATCGGGGCGCGCACGACGGTGCAGTCTGAACTTGCCGCGCTGCTCGGCAAGGACGACCGCGTCGACAGCCTGAACGTGCGGATCGAGAATGACGAGATCGCGATCGACGGCGTGGTGCTCGTCGATCGCTATGCGTCGCAGCTCAACGCCAATCTGGCCCGCGCGGTCCGCGACAAGGCGCGCCGCGACGTGCGCGTCAGCATCGTCCAGTTGCGGCAGCAGACCAACGCCGCCGCGCAGTTCGAGGAACGGCTGAACCAGCGCCTCGCGGCGCTCGAACAGCGCGAGGACGAAAGCCGCGCGATTCTCGCCGGGCTGACCGTCGGCGATCTCGTGCCGCGCGACCGGGTGCTGCTCGACGCGCAGGCAAGGCGGGTGGTCGTCCAGCGCGATCGCGAGGAAGAAGGCGCCGAGGTCGCCGCCGCGGTCGACCGGATCATGGCGTCGGTGCAGGCGCGTTATCCGCAGTGGCTGGTACAGAATGGCAGCCTGACCGCAGCCGAAGCGCCCCCGGCCGCAGGCGCCCCCGGCGAATAG
- a CDS encoding acyl-CoA dehydrogenase family protein, which produces MDFAMPADLQAYLDELDAFIAAEIRPLELADDNIRFFDHRREHSRTDWDNQGLPRHDWEELLKQATRLADAAGHWRFSAPKKYGGKDGSNLWMAVIREHFAAKGLGLHNDLQNEHSIVGNFPFVEMFEQFATSEEQKQEFILGGFEGKRRTAFGLTEPDHGSDATHMETRAVRETRDGVDGWLINGRKMWITGMHVASHCATFCRTSGNDGDAKGISCLLVPTGTPGMTVDEYMWTFNMPTDHPRMTFTDVWVPDSARLGPVGGGLSIAQSFVHQNRIRQAASSLGAAVFCIEESVKYARERKPFGEALAKNQAIQFPLVELATQAEMLRLLIRKTAWDMDNMPHKEIERNLSDKVSMCNYWANRLCCEAADRAMQVHGGIGYSRHKPFEHIYRHHRRYRITEGAEEIQMRKVGAYLFGYLGPRKALFS; this is translated from the coding sequence ATGGATTTTGCGATGCCCGCCGACTTGCAGGCGTATCTGGACGAACTCGATGCGTTCATCGCGGCGGAGATCAGGCCGCTCGAGCTGGCCGACGACAATATCCGCTTCTTCGACCATCGCCGCGAGCACAGCCGCACCGACTGGGACAATCAGGGGCTGCCGCGCCACGATTGGGAGGAATTGCTCAAACAGGCGACGAGGCTGGCCGACGCCGCGGGCCACTGGCGTTTTTCGGCGCCGAAAAAATATGGTGGCAAGGACGGGTCGAACCTATGGATGGCGGTGATCCGCGAGCATTTCGCCGCCAAGGGCCTCGGCCTCCATAACGACCTGCAAAACGAGCATAGCATCGTCGGCAATTTCCCCTTCGTCGAGATGTTCGAACAGTTCGCGACCAGCGAGGAGCAGAAACAGGAGTTCATCCTCGGCGGCTTCGAGGGCAAGCGGCGGACCGCCTTCGGCCTGACCGAACCCGATCATGGCAGCGACGCGACGCATATGGAAACGCGCGCGGTGCGCGAAACGCGCGACGGCGTTGACGGCTGGCTGATCAACGGCCGCAAGATGTGGATCACCGGCATGCATGTCGCGAGCCACTGCGCAACCTTCTGTCGCACCAGCGGCAACGACGGCGATGCCAAGGGCATTTCCTGCCTGCTCGTTCCGACGGGCACGCCGGGGATGACGGTCGACGAATATATGTGGACCTTCAATATGCCGACCGACCATCCGCGCATGACCTTCACCGACGTCTGGGTGCCGGATAGTGCGCGATTGGGCCCGGTCGGCGGCGGCCTGTCGATCGCGCAGAGCTTCGTTCACCAGAACCGCATCCGGCAAGCGGCGTCATCGCTCGGCGCGGCAGTCTTCTGCATCGAGGAAAGCGTGAAATACGCGCGCGAGCGCAAGCCGTTCGGCGAGGCGCTGGCGAAGAATCAGGCGATCCAGTTCCCGCTCGTCGAACTCGCGACGCAGGCCGAAATGCTGCGCCTGCTGATCCGCAAGACCGCGTGGGACATGGATAATATGCCGCACAAAGAGATTGAGCGGAACCTGTCCGACAAGGTCAGCATGTGCAATTACTGGGCGAACCGCCTGTGCTGCGAAGCCGCCGACCGCGCGATGCAGGTCCACGGCGGCATCGGTTATTCACGGCACAAGCCGTTCGAGCATATCTACCGCCACCACCGCCGCTACCGGATCACCGAGGGCGCCGAGGAAATCCAGATGCGCAAGGTCGGTGCCTATCTGTTCGGCTATCTGGGGCCGCGCAAGGCCCTGTTTTCCTGA
- a CDS encoding class I SAM-dependent methyltransferase, which yields MIRSLTCALFLAVSAPSLAAPPTATPDYSAALADPARPAADRERDTARKPGELLAFAEITPGEQVGDFVMGGGYVTRLLAAAVGPAGRVYAFQPAEFIAFKKQYGDDQAAVDAAYANVDAVAGPFAAPAFPVPLDTIITVQNFHDLYLKPFPEGTGDKASAALFAALKPGGTLIVVDHSAADGTGTTLSDSLHRIDKAAVVAALTKAGFTLDAESDLYKHADDPRTANVFDAAIRGKTDQFALRFRKP from the coding sequence ATGATCCGCTCGCTTACATGCGCCCTCTTCCTCGCGGTCTCCGCACCGTCGCTCGCGGCGCCGCCGACCGCTACCCCCGATTACAGCGCCGCGCTCGCCGATCCGGCACGCCCGGCCGCCGACCGCGAACGCGACACTGCGCGCAAACCCGGCGAATTGCTCGCGTTCGCAGAGATAACGCCCGGCGAACAGGTCGGCGATTTCGTGATGGGCGGCGGTTATGTCACCCGCCTGCTCGCCGCTGCGGTCGGCCCGGCGGGGCGCGTCTATGCCTTCCAGCCCGCCGAATTCATTGCCTTCAAGAAACAATATGGCGACGATCAGGCTGCGGTCGATGCCGCCTATGCCAATGTCGATGCGGTCGCCGGGCCGTTCGCCGCCCCGGCCTTTCCGGTGCCGCTCGACACGATCATCACGGTGCAGAATTTCCACGACCTGTATCTGAAGCCTTTCCCCGAGGGCACGGGCGACAAGGCGAGCGCGGCGCTGTTCGCGGCGCTCAAGCCCGGCGGGACGCTGATCGTCGTCGACCACAGCGCCGCCGACGGCACGGGAACGACGCTGTCCGACAGCCTGCACCGCATCGACAAGGCGGCGGTGGTCGCGGCACTAACCAAGGCAGGCTTTACGCTCGACGCCGAGAGCGACCTTTACAAACACGCCGACGACCCGCGCACCGCGAATGTGTTCGACGCCGCGATCCGCGGCAAGACCGACCAGTTCGCGCTGCGTTTCCGGAAACCGTGA
- a CDS encoding alkylphosphonate utilization protein, which yields MTNDDEDYVYDEASGEWLSAADARERAAAAAAGPEVRDAVGNLLADGDSVVLVKDLTVKGAGQTLKVGTVIKSIRLTGDDQEIDCRHDGIKGLVLRAEFVRKR from the coding sequence ATGACGAACGACGACGAGGATTATGTCTATGACGAGGCGAGCGGCGAATGGCTGTCCGCCGCCGATGCGCGCGAACGCGCCGCAGCCGCTGCGGCGGGGCCCGAGGTGCGCGACGCCGTGGGCAACCTGCTCGCCGACGGCGATTCGGTGGTGCTGGTCAAGGACCTGACCGTCAAAGGCGCCGGCCAGACGCTGAAGGTCGGCACGGTGATCAAATCGATCCGCCTTACCGGCGACGATCAGGAAATCGACTGCCGCCACGATGGCATCAAGGGGCTGGTACTGCGCGCCGAATTCGTCCGCAAGCGCTAG
- a CDS encoding electron transfer flavoprotein subunit alpha/FixB family protein — MKTLVWVEHDGRAVKDATLAVVTAAAKLGEVHLLVAGSGVDAVAKEAAGIAGVGKVHVADNAAFANNLPENIAPLVADLMGSHDAFLAPATTTGKNIAPRVAALLDVMQISEILSVEGPKTFTRPIYAGNAIATVESSDAKLVLTVRGTAFEKAATSGGSGAVEAVSAGGDAGLSSFVGAEIAKSERPELTSAKIIVSGGRALGSSEKYEEVIVPLADKLGAALGASRAAVDAGYVPNDYQVGQTGKIVAPEVYFAIGISGAIQHLAGMKDSKTIVAINKDEDAPIFQVADFGLVADLFNAVPELTGKI; from the coding sequence ATGAAAACTCTGGTTTGGGTCGAACATGACGGCAGGGCCGTCAAGGACGCTACGCTTGCGGTGGTCACCGCCGCCGCGAAGCTCGGCGAAGTCCATCTGCTCGTCGCCGGTTCGGGCGTCGATGCAGTCGCCAAGGAAGCCGCCGGCATCGCTGGTGTCGGCAAGGTGCATGTCGCTGATAACGCCGCCTTTGCGAACAACCTTCCCGAAAACATCGCGCCGCTCGTCGCTGACCTGATGGGTTCGCATGATGCGTTCCTCGCACCCGCGACGACCACCGGCAAGAATATCGCGCCGCGCGTCGCCGCGCTGCTCGATGTCATGCAGATTTCGGAAATCCTGTCGGTCGAAGGTCCCAAGACCTTCACGCGTCCGATCTACGCCGGCAACGCGATCGCGACCGTCGAAAGCTCGGACGCGAAGCTCGTCCTGACCGTCCGCGGCACCGCTTTTGAAAAGGCAGCCACGAGCGGCGGATCGGGTGCAGTCGAAGCGGTCAGCGCAGGCGGCGACGCCGGCCTGTCGAGCTTTGTCGGCGCCGAGATCGCCAAGTCGGAGCGTCCCGAACTGACCTCGGCCAAGATCATCGTTTCGGGCGGCCGTGCGCTCGGTTCGAGCGAGAAGTATGAGGAAGTGATCGTTCCGCTCGCCGACAAGCTCGGCGCCGCGCTCGGCGCTTCGCGCGCTGCGGTCGATGCGGGCTATGTCCCCAACGACTATCAGGTCGGCCAGACCGGCAAGATCGTCGCGCCGGAAGTCTATTTCGCGATCGGCATCTCGGGCGCGATCCAGCATCTCGCCGGCATGAAGGATTCGAAGACCATCGTCGCGATCAACAAGGACGAGGACGCCCCGATCTTCCAGGTCGCCGACTTCGGCCTCGTCGCCGATCTCTTCAATGCCGTTCCCGAACTGACCGGGAAAATCTAA
- a CDS encoding serine hydrolase domain-containing protein, whose amino-acid sequence MRGRRMALAMVTASALFTALIPAAQAQTAPAETVTIDKARIDAALAAMVADGRAAGTSALIWQAGREVYFGAAGMADREAKRPMRRDTIAQIYSMTKPVTGVALMQLWEQGRFRLDDPLSKYLPEYADMRVYAGVDATGQPRYVPAERPITVRDILRHTAGFAYGSGPTPVHTAYVAADPLALTIRLAEASRRLASVPLLFHPGKQWEYSAAVDVQAALVEKLSGEPFAAYVNTHIFAPLKMTETAWRQPDDRLPRFAAMNVKKDGKLVQQDAATARTLNFVDHALTPGGFGLASTLDDYQRFARMLLNEGVLDGARILKPSTVRLMATDQLDPAIAERAWLPGKGAVGFGLDVAVRKAPPQTPQENRGATGEFFWDGMASTLFWVDPANRLTAVFFVQTIPYDGTLHHDFRAAVYGRDYQGPAGD is encoded by the coding sequence ATGCGCGGCAGACGAATGGCACTGGCGATGGTCACGGCGAGCGCCCTGTTCACGGCGTTGATTCCGGCGGCGCAGGCTCAAACCGCCCCGGCGGAAACGGTGACGATCGACAAGGCGCGCATCGACGCCGCGCTCGCCGCGATGGTCGCCGACGGCCGCGCCGCCGGGACATCCGCGCTGATCTGGCAGGCCGGGCGCGAAGTTTACTTCGGCGCGGCGGGCATGGCGGACCGAGAGGCGAAGCGGCCGATGCGCCGCGATACGATCGCGCAAATCTATTCGATGACCAAGCCGGTGACCGGGGTCGCGCTGATGCAGCTCTGGGAACAGGGCAGGTTCCGGCTCGACGACCCGCTGTCTAAATATCTCCCCGAATATGCCGACATGCGTGTCTATGCCGGGGTCGATGCGACGGGCCAGCCGCGCTACGTACCCGCCGAGCGGCCGATCACCGTCCGCGATATCCTGCGTCACACGGCGGGTTTCGCCTATGGCAGCGGGCCGACCCCTGTCCACACTGCTTATGTTGCCGCCGATCCGCTGGCGCTGACGATACGGCTCGCCGAAGCGAGCCGCCGGCTCGCGAGCGTGCCGTTGCTATTCCATCCGGGCAAGCAGTGGGAATATAGCGCCGCTGTCGACGTGCAGGCGGCGCTGGTCGAGAAACTGTCGGGCGAGCCCTTCGCCGCCTATGTGAACACGCATATCTTCGCGCCGCTCAAGATGACCGAGACGGCATGGCGCCAGCCTGACGACCGGCTGCCGCGCTTCGCGGCGATGAACGTGAAAAAGGACGGAAAACTCGTCCAGCAGGACGCGGCAACGGCGCGGACGCTGAACTTCGTCGATCATGCACTGACCCCGGGCGGTTTCGGGCTCGCCTCGACGCTCGACGATTATCAGCGTTTCGCGCGCATGTTGCTGAACGAGGGGGTGCTCGATGGCGCCCGCATCCTGAAACCATCGACGGTGCGGTTGATGGCGACCGACCAGCTCGATCCCGCGATTGCCGAACGCGCGTGGCTGCCCGGCAAGGGCGCGGTCGGCTTCGGCCTCGATGTCGCGGTTCGCAAGGCGCCGCCGCAGACACCGCAGGAAAATCGCGGCGCGACTGGCGAGTTTTTCTGGGACGGCATGGCATCGACGCTGTTCTGGGTCGATCCCGCGAACCGGCTGACCGCGGTCTTTTTCGTTCAGACCATCCCCTATGACGGGACTCTTCACCACGACTTTCGCGCGGCGGTCTATGGGCGGGACTATCAGGGCCCCGCGGGCGACTAA
- a CDS encoding phosphotransferase family protein, producing the protein MNDLGVPLSAFMTRVAGPGNLERLMRLSGGANMESWAFDWAGKGYVLRRAPSAEYMEGRPYGHADEAALVMAAHAGGVRAPEVVGVLGDGDGMGTGYVMDRVVAEVAPAKILAAPPPSLLDDLARELARTHALPRATIPAAIPTMDTAAALAELKARFMAYGGDRPLIALAIKWCEDHLPAPADPVLVHGDYRMGNIMVDVGKETGGLAVVLDWELAHLGDAHEDLAYGCMTVWRFGRLDQPAFGVGGLDDFFAAYEAAGGAPVDRDRFHFWLVYRTLWWALGCLQMGQAWRSGADTTVERVVVGRRTAEQELDLLLLLEAEAPEVERLRTLPASPPAAPGPVGEPVNREMVQAVRDWLEQAIKPRAEGHDKFEVAVAMNALGIVMRDLDAGVCAEEAALAGALLAGARTLAEPGLLAALRRAALDKLAVDSPKYAALARARSLWGGQE; encoded by the coding sequence ATGAACGATCTCGGTGTACCTCTCTCCGCCTTCATGACCCGCGTCGCCGGCCCCGGCAATCTCGAGCGGCTCATGCGCCTGTCGGGCGGCGCCAATATGGAAAGCTGGGCATTCGATTGGGCCGGCAAGGGCTATGTCCTGCGCCGCGCCCCGTCGGCCGAATATATGGAGGGGCGCCCCTATGGCCACGCCGACGAGGCGGCGCTGGTAATGGCGGCGCATGCGGGCGGCGTGCGGGCGCCCGAGGTGGTCGGCGTGCTGGGCGACGGCGACGGCATGGGCACCGGCTATGTCATGGACCGCGTCGTCGCCGAAGTCGCGCCGGCAAAGATATTGGCGGCCCCGCCGCCGTCGCTGCTCGACGATCTCGCGCGCGAACTGGCGCGGACGCACGCGCTTCCGCGCGCGACGATCCCCGCTGCGATCCCGACGATGGACACCGCCGCGGCACTCGCCGAACTCAAGGCGCGGTTCATGGCCTACGGCGGCGACCGCCCGCTGATCGCGCTCGCGATCAAATGGTGCGAGGATCATCTGCCGGCACCGGCCGATCCTGTGCTTGTCCACGGCGACTATCGCATGGGCAATATCATGGTCGATGTCGGCAAAGAGACGGGCGGCCTTGCGGTCGTGCTCGACTGGGAACTCGCGCATCTGGGCGACGCGCATGAGGATCTCGCCTATGGCTGCATGACCGTGTGGCGTTTCGGCCGCCTCGACCAGCCGGCGTTCGGCGTCGGCGGGCTCGACGATTTTTTCGCAGCCTATGAGGCGGCGGGCGGAGCGCCGGTCGACCGCGACCGCTTTCATTTCTGGCTCGTCTATCGCACCCTGTGGTGGGCGCTCGGCTGCCTGCAGATGGGACAGGCGTGGCGCAGCGGCGCCGACACGACCGTCGAACGCGTCGTCGTCGGGCGCCGCACCGCCGAGCAGGAACTCGACCTGCTGCTGCTGCTCGAAGCCGAAGCACCCGAAGTCGAACGCCTTCGCACGCTTCCCGCGTCGCCGCCCGCCGCGCCCGGGCCGGTGGGCGAACCGGTCAATCGCGAAATGGTCCAGGCGGTGCGCGACTGGCTCGAACAGGCGATCAAGCCCAGGGCCGAAGGCCATGACAAGTTCGAGGTCGCGGTGGCGATGAACGCGCTCGGCATCGTGATGCGCGACCTCGATGCCGGGGTGTGCGCCGAAGAGGCCGCGCTGGCCGGCGCACTGCTGGCGGGCGCCCGGACGCTCGCCGAGCCCGGCCTGCTTGCGGCGCTACGCCGCGCCGCGCTCGACAAACTCGCCGTCGACAGTCCCAAATATGCCGCGCTGGCGCGCGCGCGGTCGCTCTGGGGCGGGCAGGAATAG
- a CDS encoding enoyl-CoA hydratase produces the protein MTLVLVTRDDAVATVTLNRPDAMNALSRALRAELAGTMRTLAADDSVRAIVLTGAGTRAFTAGLDLKELGTDTSNLGAANATGADENPVKAIELCPQPVIGAINGVAITGGFEVALACDILIASTDARFADTHARVGVMPGWGLSQKLSRLIGISRAKELSLTGNFLDAGTARDWGLVNRVVAPGELLPAAQALARDIASADPAMVRAYKKLIDDGHALPFGDAMALEHERSSAANRSVRAEEVEMRRQAVMERGRTHAG, from the coding sequence ATGACCCTTGTTCTCGTCACGCGCGACGATGCTGTCGCCACCGTCACCCTCAACCGTCCCGACGCGATGAACGCCTTGTCGCGTGCGCTCCGCGCCGAGCTCGCCGGCACGATGCGGACGCTCGCCGCCGACGACAGTGTCCGTGCGATCGTGCTGACCGGTGCCGGCACCCGCGCCTTCACCGCCGGGCTCGACCTCAAGGAACTCGGTACCGATACGAGCAACCTCGGCGCCGCCAACGCCACCGGTGCCGACGAAAATCCGGTCAAGGCGATCGAACTCTGCCCGCAGCCGGTGATCGGCGCCATCAACGGGGTCGCGATCACCGGCGGGTTCGAGGTCGCGCTGGCGTGCGACATATTGATCGCATCGACCGACGCGCGCTTTGCCGACACCCACGCCCGCGTCGGCGTGATGCCCGGCTGGGGGCTGTCGCAGAAATTGTCGCGGCTGATCGGTATCTCTCGCGCCAAGGAACTGTCGCTGACCGGCAATTTCCTCGACGCCGGTACGGCGCGCGACTGGGGACTGGTCAATCGCGTCGTCGCGCCGGGCGAGCTGCTGCCCGCGGCGCAGGCGCTGGCCCGCGATATCGCCAGCGCCGATCCGGCAATGGTGCGCGCTTACAAGAAGCTGATCGACGATGGCCATGCGCTGCCGTTCGGCGATGCCATGGCGCTGGAGCATGAACGGTCTTCGGCGGCGAACCGCAGCGTCCGCGCCGAGGAAGTCGAAATGCGGCGGCAAGCCGTGATGGAGCGCGGACGAACGCACGCCGGCTGA